Within the Candidatus Nezhaarchaeales archaeon genome, the region GCACGTGCCTCCTTAACGTCTTTCATCATTTAACCCCAATTACCTATTTAAAGGAGGTTTAGTTTAAATACGGATGTCCCTTTATCACGAGGTATACCTATAGAGAGGGAAGGTTAAAAGGAGAGTATACTCTTGAAGAGCGTTATCACCTTAACGACAGACTTTGGTTTAACAGACCCTTACGTAGCAGCCATGAAGGGGGTCATAATTTCAATATGCCCCTTCGCATACATCATTGATATAACACATGACGTACCGAAGTTCGATGTAAGAGGGGGAGCATACCTACTTTACACGGCAACCCGTTACTTTCCACCAGGCTGCATCCATGTAGCCATCGTTGATCCAGGTGTAGGAACCCCTAGAAGGGCGATAGCGATAAAAACCCGTAAATCTATCTATGTGGGCCCCGATAACGGCGTTTTAAGCATAGCAACTCAGCATGAAGGAGTTGAGAAAGTCGTAGAGATAACAGAGCGAAAATATATGATGGCCTCGATTTCAAGCACTTTTCACGGACGTGATATATTCGCTCCGGTGGCCGCATATCTAGCTACTGGAACACCCGTGGAGGCATTAGGCGTCGAAGTCAACGATTACGTTAAGATAGCGCCATCCAACGTTAAGGTGGAGGAAGGGATGATAAAAGGCGAAGTATGGTGGATAGATGGGTTCGGTAACATAGTAACCAACATCGACAATTGGTTAGCTGACAAACTTAAGTTAGGGGACACCATAACCGTGCGGGTTAATACTAAGCAGTATAAAGCCCTCTTCGCTAGTACGTACGGTAATGCCGCCCCAGGCACCCTACTATTGATACCTGGTAGCGGCGGGTTACTAGAAATAGCTGTTAATTTAGGGAACGCCGCTAAACTATTAAATGCAAAGGTTGGTGATACTGTCGAGATTAAACGTTAATTAGTACTCTCATAAAGAAGCTCCTAGGAACAAAGCCGCCTCGTACCACTACGCCTTCACGCTTTAAAAGCTGCTCCTTAATCTTAACGCCGTAACTATAACCCC harbors:
- a CDS encoding S-adenosyl-l-methionine hydroxide adenosyltransferase family protein, which produces MKSVITLTTDFGLTDPYVAAMKGVIISICPFAYIIDITHDVPKFDVRGGAYLLYTATRYFPPGCIHVAIVDPGVGTPRRAIAIKTRKSIYVGPDNGVLSIATQHEGVEKVVEITERKYMMASISSTFHGRDIFAPVAAYLATGTPVEALGVEVNDYVKIAPSNVKVEEGMIKGEVWWIDGFGNIVTNIDNWLADKLKLGDTITVRVNTKQYKALFASTYGNAAPGTLLLIPGSGGLLEIAVNLGNAAKLLNAKVGDTVEIKR